The following is a genomic window from Nymphaea colorata isolate Beijing-Zhang1983 chromosome 3, ASM883128v2, whole genome shotgun sequence.
attaGTGGCATGTTTTGGTAATATTTTTATGAACTTTAATATCCTTTTTGTGgctttcattttaacttttatatatatatatatatatatatatatatatatatatatatatagttaaataGACGAGCTCAAACTTGCCTCATAAAGCTCGAGTGAGCTAGAGTTGTGCACGAGCTGAACAATATGTgactcgagttgagcttgacCTCAGCGTGCTCTTCGTACATTCCTTGCTTTGAACTGCAGACAATAGACATCACCATTAATATGTCATGCGTATATGATaggtcatcatcatcatttaagACATGATGCTCTGGGATGTTAGATCCTACATACACTCATTGACATTGAAACTGGTTACATGCCCTGTctggtgcacaatttttttgtttggcaaTATGCTTAATAATCAAAATGCCTCCAGTTAATAGTAAAAAGAACTTTTTtagagataaaaaagaaaacccaaaagaaattaaaaactaaCTAGAAAATTTCTCTTAAAGAATTTTCAGAGTACACCAactcccactttttttttttttttttggcttatatGTCTTGAGTGCACCAAGCAGCTCACACAACTCACGCTCCATTTACATTTATTAGGTGGACTGATACAAGGGCCCATTCACATAGTTTATAAAACATCTTCCTCCCTGCCATCACTAGGTCTGAGGCAGCAtaagaagaacaaggaaaacaaacaaCCAAAAATGAAGATCAATAGAGGGAGCTCAACACTGCTCAAGCCAACCTATCATACCCCAACCCTCCCTCCTACTGATTCCTTGATCCCTCTGAGCCCCTTTGATACCGTCACATATCAGATCCATGTTGGAACCTTGTATGCCTACAGACCTCCCAACCCATCAAATGAAGTCATTGAACAAGGGCTCCGCCGGCTTCTTGCCGAGTACAGAGAGTTCGCTGGCCGCCTCAGTTTCGATGACAATGGCCACCAGTGCATCCTTCTCAATGACGAGGGCATTCGCTTTGTCGAAGCTACCTCCGGCTCTCCTCTTGGCAGCTTGATGGACAAGCCATCTCCGTACTACCTCGACTTGCACCCACACATTACAGGAATAGAGGAGGAGTTGTTTCAGGAGAAGCTCACCAGGTTTGCTTGTGGTTCCTTGGTGGTGGGCTGCACCATCCACCATGCAGTCTTGGATGCACAGTCTCTCAGCCGTTTTTTCATAGCATGGGGCCAAACTGTGCGCAACAGCATCCCTGTTCTACCACTCCCACTGCATGACCGCTCCATCTTCATCCCTCGCAACCCTTCTCTCGTTCAGTTTGAACATAGTGAGATTGAGTATACGGCCCGTCAACCAAAGCCCAAGCACCCAGAGCTACAACACACTATTGTGATGGAAAGGGCACACTTCCCTTCTGCATTTTTAGAGAAACTCAAGTCCAAGGCCTCTGGTGACAATCCTTGTGATAAGCCTTACACTACCTTTGAGAGCCTTACAGCTCACCTATGGAGGAAGATTACCCGTGTCAGGAATCTAGAAGGGGAGTTGACTACAAAAGTAAGGATTGCAGTGAACGGTCGCTTTAGAATGAGGAATCCTACTGTGCCCATGAGCTACTTGGGCAATGTGGTGCTGTGGGCTTGGCCTCGCTCTAAGGTGAAAGACCTCTTGTCCAAGCCAGTGCGACATGCAGCTAGGCTCATACATGATGCAGTGGCTAGAGTCGATGACGACTACTTCAGGTCATTCATTGACTTCTCAAGCtcaaaggaaaagatggaaGGGCTGGTGCCGAGCGCCTATGGGGGAGATATGGTGTTGAGCCCTGACTTGGAAGTGTCCTCCTGGTTGAATATCCCCTTCTATGACATGGACTTTGGTACAAACCGCCCTCGCCTCTTTGTACCTTCATATGAGAGAGTAGAAGGGTTCTTGCATATCGTGCCTTCCTTCACTGGCGTTGGAGATGTTGATGCCTTCGATTCTCTGTTTGAGAAGGACATGGGATCCTTCATAATGGACTGTATTATTTAGATTAGTACTTATATGCCAAACCTAGTGTATGTTTTGAAACTTAATGCTCCCTTTCACGCTTTCTACTTTCACTTGTTTAGGTAGTCCCCATGTTGTTGCTATGGACAATGTCAGTGAATTGTGGTGATCATATGATTTGGTATCTTTCTTGTGTGGTTATCATATATTTCAATTCAGAATGAAATTTTAACATGATCATGGATTGACATGATAAAGCCAATTAAACTAAATTTGTAGCTGTACCACATGGGCATAGGGTGCAGGTACTGGCACGGATGCTAATCCAAGTGCAGATACGACaatgtttcaaaagaaaactgGTGTGGGTGAGTGAATATTATATAgttatttaaatatttagtggtcttatttatttgtatttacATATAAACGTTTTGGCTGGTGCTAGTTTAGTTTGGTGCACATTTTAAAAGATTAGCTTTGTCCCAATTCAGCTGACCACATCGAACGTGCTATGTCAGAGAAGCACTAGCATCAGTACTAGCACCAGCTCCAGCATCAACATAAACTTGTAGGCAAATGAACACAACTATGTCCTTCTACTTGTTTAATTTTGCTCTCATTATCAAAAGGCAATTAAATTATGCTCATCAATGGAGCTATGCATACTATGTAACACTGAGACTTAATCAACTACCACCAATGTGGTACATACTTGAGCAAAAACCCAAGCTTAAATTACCACGACACCATTGAATGGGATCAATAAGCTGGTGCAAGGCAACTAGCCTCCTTGAAAGCAGCAAGTCACCCAGGCTTATATATGTTGTTAAAAAAAGTTCATAACAAGAAGTTATTGAGTTTGAGAAGTGGAAATCCAAGACCTACTTAGTTATGTCTTGACTTTTGAACTCAATTATTGGATGCTAACATGGCTGAAAGGTTCTTATTCCATGGCATGAAATGAGTAAGATCCTTGGACACATAAGGGTATTGTCATATGTGGGCTTTACCCTGAAGGCAGTTGATAAACATTAAAATGGGAATTACTtgaaaaacatacaaaaaactGCCTAAAAATGTGCCATTAACAAATGGTTGCACCGCTTTTGACCATCATCAGATCGACACTCAACCTTTCAAGTCAACCCTCAAACAGCCATCACTTTacaaagaacattaaaatggaCTATTAAAATACTATACTGCCCATTTAATCAAAATTAtatctaaaaaatgaaaaaacaatgtCATGGCCCTTGCCGTTCACAAGACAATGACAGAAAAGCGAT
Proteins encoded in this region:
- the LOC116250011 gene encoding agmatine hydroxycinnamoyltransferase 1-like; translation: MKINRGSSTLLKPTYHTPTLPPTDSLIPLSPFDTVTYQIHVGTLYAYRPPNPSNEVIEQGLRRLLAEYREFAGRLSFDDNGHQCILLNDEGIRFVEATSGSPLGSLMDKPSPYYLDLHPHITGIEEELFQEKLTRFACGSLVVGCTIHHAVLDAQSLSRFFIAWGQTVRNSIPVLPLPLHDRSIFIPRNPSLVQFEHSEIEYTARQPKPKHPELQHTIVMERAHFPSAFLEKLKSKASGDNPCDKPYTTFESLTAHLWRKITRVRNLEGELTTKVRIAVNGRFRMRNPTVPMSYLGNVVLWAWPRSKVKDLLSKPVRHAARLIHDAVARVDDDYFRSFIDFSSSKEKMEGLVPSAYGGDMVLSPDLEVSSWLNIPFYDMDFGTNRPRLFVPSYERVEGFLHIVPSFTGVGDVDAFDSLFEKDMGSFIMDCII